From Chitinispirillales bacterium ANBcel5, one genomic window encodes:
- a CDS encoding acetate--CoA ligase family protein — protein MSFDKLLRPKTVAIIGASSDERKVGNNVLDNVINGGFEGEIYPINPKVDQILGKQCYKSLLDIPGEVDLAVIVIKRDLVLPMLKDCVKKGVKGVVVITAGFGETGEEGRQLQREMTSLVRENGITMMGPNCLGLINPWHKLNASFGQAINLPGPIGLISQSGALITAIQDIAANDKIGFSVLASLGNKAALDEVEFLKNLQKDENTKVIAAYLEDISRGQKFMKVAERVSKTKPVVVLKSGRTAAGAKAAASHTGSLAGADSAYTSAFERSGVVRADSIEHLFDIATAFAYQPLPKGDRVAVVTNAGGPGIMMSDALEMADLTMAKLDEETKSKLTSLLPAAASANNPVDVLGDANGELYGAAIDILLASDSVDSLVVILTPQKMTDDADTAQHIVNISKKYDKPVLACFMGAQIISKGIEILRENKIPQYAIPERAARAMRQMVSYSNYKKRPLREVERFAVNKIPVIKTIKSSIERGQYEIGEVEAKNILDAYNFNVPPGMLATTVDEAVRFSNELGYPIAMKISSPDILHKSDIGGVKVGLKNASEVEDAFELMMLKIKRKKPDAEVRGVLIERMVLGGREVILGMNKDPQFGPILMFGLGGIFVEVLKDVTFGLAPLTREECLSMIESTKSYKLLTGARGQKPYDINAIVNNLQRLSQLVLDFPEIDEIDMNPLKVGHEGDGASVVDARIILSKEI, from the coding sequence ATGAGTTTCGATAAACTCCTGCGGCCTAAAACCGTTGCAATTATCGGTGCTTCAAGCGACGAAAGAAAAGTCGGTAACAATGTCCTGGACAATGTGATTAATGGAGGATTTGAGGGCGAAATATACCCCATTAACCCCAAGGTTGACCAGATACTTGGCAAACAGTGCTACAAATCACTCCTTGATATTCCTGGAGAGGTTGATCTTGCAGTCATCGTGATAAAGCGAGATCTTGTTTTACCAATGCTCAAGGACTGTGTAAAAAAGGGGGTAAAAGGTGTTGTTGTAATCACCGCTGGTTTCGGCGAGACCGGTGAGGAGGGCAGACAGCTCCAACGAGAGATGACCAGCCTTGTTCGGGAAAATGGGATAACCATGATGGGGCCAAACTGCCTTGGGTTGATAAATCCGTGGCATAAGTTAAACGCCTCCTTTGGTCAGGCAATTAATCTTCCGGGTCCAATTGGTTTGATATCCCAGTCAGGTGCACTGATTACTGCAATACAGGATATTGCTGCCAATGATAAAATCGGGTTCTCTGTTCTGGCCTCGCTTGGAAATAAAGCTGCACTCGATGAAGTAGAATTTCTGAAAAATCTTCAGAAGGATGAAAACACGAAGGTTATTGCAGCCTACCTTGAGGATATCTCAAGAGGGCAGAAGTTCATGAAAGTAGCAGAGCGGGTAAGTAAAACTAAACCAGTTGTTGTGCTTAAATCAGGGCGCACTGCTGCCGGAGCAAAAGCTGCTGCTTCACACACCGGAAGCCTTGCAGGTGCAGACAGTGCCTATACAAGCGCATTTGAAAGAAGTGGTGTTGTTAGAGCAGATTCCATAGAACACCTCTTTGATATCGCTACTGCATTTGCCTACCAACCACTTCCAAAAGGTGATAGAGTAGCAGTAGTCACCAATGCTGGTGGACCAGGTATAATGATGTCAGATGCACTTGAGATGGCTGATCTGACTATGGCAAAACTCGACGAAGAAACAAAAAGTAAGTTAACATCTCTTCTTCCGGCTGCTGCCTCAGCCAACAACCCCGTTGATGTGCTGGGTGATGCTAATGGTGAACTCTACGGCGCAGCTATTGATATTCTTCTGGCAAGCGACTCTGTTGATAGCCTTGTCGTTATACTTACCCCACAGAAAATGACTGATGATGCTGATACAGCACAACACATCGTCAATATTTCCAAGAAATATGATAAGCCAGTTCTTGCATGTTTTATGGGAGCGCAGATAATCTCCAAAGGAATTGAGATTCTAAGAGAAAACAAAATTCCTCAGTACGCTATTCCTGAGCGTGCAGCACGTGCAATGAGACAGATGGTGTCCTACAGTAACTACAAAAAACGTCCGCTGCGTGAGGTGGAACGGTTTGCGGTTAATAAAATCCCTGTCATAAAAACCATTAAGTCAAGCATCGAAAGAGGTCAGTACGAGATTGGAGAGGTTGAAGCCAAAAACATTCTTGATGCTTACAATTTTAATGTCCCACCAGGAATGCTTGCTACAACAGTTGATGAGGCTGTGCGCTTCTCAAACGAGCTTGGGTACCCTATCGCCATGAAAATTTCAAGCCCGGATATTTTACATAAGTCTGATATAGGCGGGGTTAAAGTTGGTCTCAAAAATGCATCTGAAGTTGAAGACGCATTTGAGCTGATGATGCTTAAGATCAAACGTAAAAAGCCTGATGCAGAAGTCAGAGGGGTTCTTATTGAAAGAATGGTCCTTGGGGGAAGAGAAGTAATCCTCGGTATGAATAAGGATCCTCAGTTTGGACCTATTTTAATGTTTGGACTCGGTGGAATTTTTGTCGAAGTATTAAAAGACGTTACATTTGGCCTTGCCCCTCTTACACGTGAAGAATGCCTTAGTATGATTGAAAGCACAAAATCCTACAAATTGCTCACCGGGGCAAGAGGACAGAAACCTTATGATATCAATGCAATAGTGAACAACCTTCAGCGTCTCTCCCAGCTGGTTCTGGATTTTCCGGAAATCGATGAAATCGATATGAATCCGCTTAAAGTTGGACATGAAGGAGATGGGGCTTCTGTTGTAGATGCAAGAATCATTCTGTCAAAGGAGATTTGA
- a CDS encoding inositol monophosphatase family protein has product MNVAVEAAQQAGRFLSKHFDQSIQIERKKDHSLVTNIDKESENIIVNAIRKSFPSHSLLAEESGEQRGNEYLWLIDPLDGTHNFIRGIQMYGVCIGLVHRDEFVGGVIYLPSTDELYCAERGSGAFKNGKPLKVSNCSDLKEATLLFDSGMSEGGEEKLGLLGRMAHRFFNIRMLGASCRNMSYLAEGKADVLIEFDEKPWDFAAGAAILLEAGGVICGHRGETVNVKSKKFVASNPLINLELRKLITTV; this is encoded by the coding sequence ATGAATGTTGCAGTTGAAGCTGCTCAGCAAGCAGGTCGTTTTCTGAGCAAACATTTTGATCAATCCATCCAAATTGAGAGAAAAAAAGACCATAGTTTGGTTACAAACATTGACAAAGAATCAGAAAATATCATTGTAAATGCTATACGCAAATCCTTTCCCTCACACTCACTGCTGGCAGAAGAAAGCGGAGAGCAAAGAGGAAACGAATATCTTTGGCTCATTGACCCCCTTGATGGTACTCATAACTTCATTCGTGGAATTCAAATGTATGGGGTATGTATTGGTTTAGTTCATAGGGATGAGTTTGTTGGGGGAGTGATTTATTTGCCCTCAACTGATGAACTCTACTGTGCTGAAAGAGGGAGCGGTGCTTTTAAAAATGGTAAACCTCTAAAAGTTTCAAACTGTTCTGATTTAAAAGAGGCTACTTTGCTCTTTGATTCAGGTATGAGTGAAGGGGGAGAGGAGAAACTTGGATTATTGGGGAGGATGGCACATCGGTTTTTCAATATAAGGATGCTTGGTGCTTCATGCAGAAATATGTCATATCTTGCTGAAGGCAAAGCTGATGTACTGATTGAATTTGATGAAAAACCCTGGGACTTTGCAGCCGGAGCCGCTATACTACTTGAAGCAGGTGGAGTTATTTGTGGGCACAGAGGGGAAACTGTAAATGTTAAAAGTAAAAAATTTGTGGCAAGTAATCCCTTAATTAACCTTGAGTTACGAAAACTAATAACCACAGTATAA
- a CDS encoding MarC family protein, translating to MEYFWVCFVPFFVAVDPIGLLPIFLGIVEGLDKKRVNKIIVQSILTAMVVALLFLFVGEAILRLLGITVSDFLIAGGIILFMISVNDLFTEDKSLRRIEPESLGPVPIGVPLIVGPAVLTTIMLLTREYGFVPTATALIALIVLTGVMLFFSGYITKFLGSSGTKITSKIASLLLAAIAVMMVRRGIFSVLLDG from the coding sequence GTGGAATATTTTTGGGTATGCTTTGTTCCATTTTTCGTAGCAGTAGACCCTATTGGGCTTTTGCCGATATTTTTAGGTATCGTAGAAGGATTGGATAAAAAGAGGGTTAATAAAATAATTGTACAATCGATTCTGACTGCTATGGTCGTGGCTCTTCTTTTTCTTTTTGTAGGGGAGGCTATACTTCGTCTCCTGGGCATAACTGTTTCTGATTTCCTCATAGCAGGAGGCATAATACTTTTTATGATTTCTGTTAATGATCTTTTTACAGAGGATAAATCACTGAGACGTATTGAACCCGAATCTCTGGGTCCTGTTCCCATTGGTGTGCCACTCATTGTCGGGCCTGCTGTCCTTACCACAATAATGCTTCTGACCCGGGAATATGGTTTTGTTCCAACGGCTACTGCCCTTATTGCCCTTATCGTGCTTACCGGAGTGATGCTTTTCTTCTCGGGTTACATAACAAAATTTCTGGGAAGTTCCGGAACAAAAATTACTTCAAAAATCGCCAGTCTTCTTCTCGCTGCTATCGCGGTGATGATGGTTCGCAGAGGTATTTTTTCTGTTTTACTCGACGGGTGA
- a CDS encoding acyltransferase, producing MQTISDDKKNFTATGDPKTKTPYFTAIDGLRLLASINIVLFHMEISGGLNDLGGSPGWLFRIIKGPAFHATAFFLLGGFIFTTKFHSKVSTFNNWSFLKKRFKELYPLHLLTTVFMTALYVYRRVGVEELSLQNILSSLFMHLTFLWSLFPFGTLPLNRPSWALSAFFLCYLLFGPMLKWVSALTTKKSVYFYIFVASLPLIGWGMLYWIIETPQNYYFFFHIFGGIRLFEFVLGMLLARLYLLRKEKSSNNTFILKDDLIFLGTLTLIFLNLGLQTKGNPVLTWFSYHFFMTPLYMIALYTVALQRGVISKFLSFKLFRKVGRASFYPYLLHIPLMSLTTLICENVFGYRRFLHSPINVTLFIVILYVGSYFYVDKVKSKRKKVCVKVTNKEEVDPVTVVTPAGLD from the coding sequence GTGCAAACGATAAGTGATGACAAAAAGAATTTTACTGCTACAGGTGATCCAAAAACCAAAACACCTTACTTCACCGCTATCGACGGGCTGAGATTATTAGCATCTATTAACATTGTTCTGTTTCATATGGAAATAAGTGGTGGTTTAAATGATCTGGGCGGGTCTCCCGGGTGGCTTTTTCGAATTATTAAAGGTCCGGCATTTCATGCAACAGCTTTTTTTCTTCTGGGTGGTTTCATCTTTACTACAAAATTCCACTCCAAGGTATCGACCTTTAATAATTGGTCCTTTTTAAAAAAACGATTCAAAGAGCTTTATCCGTTACATCTGCTTACCACAGTTTTTATGACCGCTTTGTATGTGTATAGAAGAGTTGGGGTAGAGGAACTCAGTTTGCAGAATATACTGTCTTCACTATTCATGCATCTCACCTTTCTGTGGTCACTGTTTCCATTCGGTACCCTGCCACTTAACAGACCATCCTGGGCGCTTTCGGCATTTTTCCTCTGTTATTTGTTATTTGGACCTATGTTGAAATGGGTATCAGCACTAACTACAAAAAAATCAGTATATTTTTATATTTTTGTAGCCTCACTTCCACTTATTGGCTGGGGAATGCTTTACTGGATTATCGAGACTCCACAAAATTACTACTTCTTTTTTCACATATTTGGGGGCATCAGACTGTTTGAATTTGTACTGGGGATGCTTCTTGCAAGACTATATCTGCTGAGAAAGGAAAAAAGCAGTAATAATACTTTTATACTAAAAGATGATCTGATCTTTTTGGGCACCCTTACACTTATATTTTTAAACCTTGGCCTCCAGACAAAAGGAAACCCTGTCCTGACATGGTTTTCCTACCACTTTTTTATGACTCCTCTTTATATGATTGCATTATATACTGTGGCTCTTCAGAGAGGAGTGATTTCAAAATTCCTTTCTTTCAAACTGTTTAGAAAAGTTGGCAGAGCTTCCTTTTATCCCTATCTGCTCCATATACCTCTTATGAGTTTGACTACTCTGATCTGCGAAAATGTTTTTGGCTATAGAAGGTTTCTTCATAGTCCGATCAATGTGACGCTTTTTATAGTGATACTTTACGTTGGAAGTTACTTTTACGTTGATAAAGTAAAAAGTAAAAGGAAAAAGGTCTGCGTTAAAGTTACTAATAAAGAGGAGGTTGATCCGGTTACTGTTGTTACACCTGCTGGGCTTGATTAA
- a CDS encoding DNA-3-methyladenine glycosylase I — translation MKEIKRCSWAGNDPVYIQYHDYEWGIPVHNDTKLFEMLILEGFQAGLSWITILKKRNSFRDAFESWDYNKVASFTESDIGRLAENKNIVRNRLKIISAVKNARAFIDVIDKFGSFDNYIWGFTGYTTIRPMIPPRNWSEVPTRSTISDKMSKDLKQRGFSFVGTVICYSFMQAVGMVDDHMEGCFKCKR, via the coding sequence TTGAAAGAGATAAAAAGATGTTCATGGGCCGGTAATGATCCGGTGTACATCCAATACCACGATTACGAATGGGGAATCCCTGTTCACAATGACACTAAGCTTTTTGAAATGCTTATTCTGGAGGGATTCCAGGCAGGTTTATCCTGGATCACTATACTAAAAAAAAGAAACAGTTTCAGGGATGCTTTTGAATCCTGGGATTATAACAAGGTTGCTTCTTTCACAGAAAGCGACATTGGTCGTCTGGCAGAAAATAAGAACATTGTAAGAAACAGACTAAAAATTATATCAGCTGTTAAAAATGCACGTGCATTTATAGATGTAATAGATAAGTTTGGTAGTTTTGACAATTATATTTGGGGGTTTACCGGATATACCACCATTCGTCCCATGATACCCCCCCGAAACTGGTCAGAAGTACCAACTCGTAGCACGATTTCAGATAAAATGAGTAAAGATCTGAAACAACGAGGATTTAGCTTTGTTGGAACGGTGATTTGTTACTCTTTCATGCAAGCTGTGGGAATGGTTGATGATCATATGGAGGGATGTTTCAAGTGCAAACGATAA
- the ispD gene encoding 2-C-methyl-D-erythritol 4-phosphate cytidylyltransferase: MIQDKTDAIIVAAGSGSRLGYSLPKAFVPLGEKPLLYYSVLKYTSHPSVSSVILVVSSSMLESANAFLEDHPQFKNSTIITEGGDERWKSVRNGVHVSQAEWVLIHDAARPFITDEVIDSVIQKRECYDSVITATPEVDTIRTFRGDIMGTTLDRSQVVRVGTPQLFRRTLLSESFSEPSLMDPPPTDEAALMERKGVTIGFAWGDPLNFKITTPSDMQIAEALIERDKKMFMGR; encoded by the coding sequence ATGATACAAGACAAGACAGATGCAATAATTGTGGCAGCTGGTTCGGGGTCACGACTGGGATACTCCCTTCCCAAAGCTTTTGTTCCACTGGGGGAAAAACCTCTTCTGTATTATTCTGTTTTAAAATACACCTCTCACCCATCTGTATCATCAGTAATCCTTGTTGTTTCCTCTTCAATGCTTGAATCAGCCAATGCATTCTTAGAAGATCATCCTCAGTTTAAAAACTCGACCATAATTACCGAAGGTGGTGATGAGCGCTGGAAATCAGTGCGTAATGGTGTCCACGTCTCTCAGGCAGAGTGGGTTTTGATCCATGATGCGGCACGTCCCTTTATCACCGATGAGGTTATCGACTCTGTAATCCAAAAGAGAGAGTGTTACGATTCAGTCATTACCGCGACACCGGAAGTGGATACAATCCGTACTTTCAGAGGTGATATAATGGGAACCACCCTTGATAGATCACAGGTAGTTCGGGTTGGAACTCCTCAGCTTTTCAGGCGCACTCTGCTATCAGAATCATTCAGTGAACCATCGCTTATGGATCCACCACCAACTGATGAAGCAGCACTTATGGAGCGAAAAGGGGTAACCATTGGTTTTGCCTGGGGTGATCCTCTGAATTTTAAAATCACAACTCCATCTGATATGCAAATCGCTGAGGCACTTATTGAAAGAGATAAAAAGATGTTCATGGGCCGGTAA
- a CDS encoding argininosuccinate synthase: MEKVVLLYSGGLDTSIMIPWLKENYNCKVIAMCADLGQEDELGGLEEKALKTGASKLYIETLTSEFITDFIYPTLKAGAVYEGTYLLGTSFARPLISKRAVEIAQKEGATAIAHGATGKGNDQVRFELTIMALDPSLKIIAPWKDPKWDLHSREECIAYAKKHNIPVSQSKKRIYSEDRNIWHISHEGGVLEDPQVEPPDDVYTLSNTLENAPDKAEYLEIAFEKGIPVAINGEKKDPVALLTELNKAGARHAIGHVDLVENRLVGIKSRGIYETPGGTILYAAHRQLENLVLDRDTSHFKDMLAIRYAELVYNGQWYCDLREALDGFVDVTQKNVTGTVKVKLYKGNIVCAGTKAEKSLYIEDLASFSNTELYDQMDATGFIKIFGLPMKVAGMVDRKNTK; this comes from the coding sequence ATGGAAAAAGTTGTTTTACTCTACTCTGGTGGTCTCGATACTTCTATAATGATTCCCTGGTTAAAGGAAAACTACAATTGTAAAGTAATCGCGATGTGTGCAGATCTGGGACAGGAGGATGAGCTTGGTGGTCTTGAAGAAAAAGCACTTAAAACCGGTGCATCCAAGCTCTATATCGAAACTCTTACTTCAGAGTTTATCACCGACTTTATCTACCCTACATTAAAGGCAGGTGCGGTGTATGAAGGGACCTATCTTCTTGGTACCAGTTTCGCACGACCGCTGATTTCAAAGCGAGCTGTTGAAATCGCACAAAAAGAGGGAGCAACGGCAATTGCTCACGGAGCAACTGGTAAAGGGAATGATCAGGTTCGTTTTGAGCTTACGATTATGGCACTGGATCCATCACTAAAAATCATTGCCCCCTGGAAAGACCCCAAATGGGATCTTCACTCAAGAGAAGAATGTATCGCTTATGCTAAAAAACACAATATACCTGTTAGCCAGTCAAAAAAACGTATCTACTCTGAAGACCGCAATATCTGGCACATAAGCCACGAAGGTGGGGTTCTTGAGGATCCTCAGGTCGAACCACCCGATGATGTATATACTCTTTCAAACACCCTGGAAAATGCACCGGATAAAGCTGAATACCTCGAAATTGCATTCGAAAAGGGTATTCCGGTCGCAATCAACGGCGAGAAAAAAGATCCTGTCGCACTCCTTACTGAGCTTAACAAAGCTGGTGCCCGCCACGCAATCGGCCATGTTGATCTGGTAGAAAACCGTTTGGTTGGTATTAAATCCAGAGGCATATATGAGACCCCGGGAGGCACAATTCTTTATGCCGCTCACAGGCAGCTTGAGAACCTTGTACTTGATCGGGATACCTCACACTTTAAAGACATGCTTGCAATTCGATATGCCGAACTTGTTTATAACGGTCAGTGGTACTGCGACCTCAGAGAAGCACTGGATGGATTTGTTGATGTAACACAGAAAAATGTTACCGGAACAGTTAAAGTAAAACTGTATAAAGGCAATATAGTCTGCGCAGGCACCAAAGCAGAAAAGTCCCTTTATATTGAAGACCTTGCTTCTTTCAGTAACACTGAACTCTATGATCAGATGGATGCTACCGGGTTTATCAAAATTTTCGGTCTACCAATGAAAGTTGCCGGAATGGTTGATCGAAAGAATACAAAATAA
- a CDS encoding aspartate aminotransferase family protein: protein MSTADYNRLFVPTYNRSGAPMVKGSGVKIYDSENNEYLDFGSGIAVNALGHCHPLLHEALLHQASELVHASNLYFTEAQIVFAEKLIKHSFADKVFLCNSGTEANEAAIKFARKWAKKISPQKFHVLSFSEGFHGRTYGALGATSQSKFHMGFEPMPQGFHYCPFNDFESAKKILDSEEFAAVIVEPLQGEGGINCATTVFLRQLREYTHKHSIALIFDEIQCGIGRTGTLWHYEQHNVIPDIMTVAKPLGGGLPLGATLCTEEISSAITPGDHGTTFGGNPLACALGTQILDTISDPVFLRRVKINGAWLKEKLVDVARKYDIIESVRGEGFLLGVRFKDNPQHIVQQCRDKGLLLINANLNTVRFLPPLIVTQEEINSAVGIFERVLSSL, encoded by the coding sequence ATGAGTACAGCCGATTACAACCGGCTTTTCGTGCCGACATACAACCGAAGCGGGGCCCCAATGGTCAAAGGCTCCGGGGTAAAGATATACGATTCTGAGAATAATGAGTACCTTGATTTCGGTTCAGGGATTGCGGTAAATGCGCTGGGTCACTGTCACCCACTTCTGCATGAAGCGCTCCTGCATCAGGCTTCAGAACTTGTGCATGCTTCAAACCTTTACTTCACCGAAGCACAAATTGTTTTTGCAGAAAAACTGATTAAACACAGTTTTGCAGACAAGGTATTTTTGTGTAACAGTGGTACAGAAGCCAATGAAGCAGCCATAAAGTTTGCACGTAAGTGGGCAAAGAAAATTTCACCACAGAAGTTCCATGTGCTCTCTTTTTCTGAAGGATTCCATGGAAGAACCTACGGTGCACTCGGTGCTACTTCCCAGAGTAAATTTCATATGGGATTTGAACCAATGCCTCAGGGGTTTCATTACTGTCCCTTTAATGATTTTGAATCTGCGAAAAAAATTCTGGATTCTGAAGAGTTTGCAGCAGTAATTGTTGAACCATTGCAGGGTGAAGGTGGAATAAACTGCGCAACAACCGTTTTTCTCAGACAATTAAGAGAATATACCCACAAACACTCTATTGCTCTTATATTCGATGAGATTCAGTGTGGCATTGGCCGCACAGGAACGCTCTGGCATTACGAACAGCATAATGTTATTCCAGACATCATGACAGTTGCAAAACCGCTTGGTGGCGGACTTCCGCTTGGAGCTACCCTTTGCACTGAGGAGATTTCATCAGCTATAACTCCCGGTGATCATGGTACCACTTTTGGAGGAAATCCGCTTGCCTGTGCACTGGGAACACAGATTCTTGACACTATATCAGACCCGGTTTTTCTTCGCAGAGTAAAGATCAATGGTGCCTGGCTTAAGGAGAAACTGGTGGATGTTGCCCGGAAATACGATATCATAGAGAGTGTACGGGGTGAGGGATTTCTTCTTGGAGTACGGTTTAAAGATAACCCTCAGCATATTGTACAACAGTGCAGAGATAAAGGGCTTCTTCTAATAAACGCAAATCTTAACACTGTAAGGTTTTTACCACCTCTGATTGTTACACAGGAGGAGATTAATTCCGCGGTTGGAATATTTGAACGGGTACTTTCGTCACTGTAA
- the argB gene encoding acetylglutamate kinase: MSIMVIKIGGSTVDAEGLLRELGQSIAQLGDDIFPIIVHGGGKDIAAHLSLLNREFTFIEGMRVTDAQMVKIVQMVLSGDVNKRIVNALLKESVNACGFSGVDSSLFTASKMLVNGKDIGFVGKIDKVNTSLIDFCKGAKLVPVISPVSRGEDGSIFNVNADLAASELATSIKADDLVFVSDVAGVMVNGEVLREIRTSEIEDLIAQGHITGGMIPKLRSAAESVHKGVKRIHICGWKDSQTLRNQINRVESTGTVISD; this comes from the coding sequence ATGAGCATAATGGTAATAAAAATCGGTGGTTCTACAGTTGATGCAGAGGGGCTTTTAAGAGAGCTGGGTCAGAGCATTGCACAGCTTGGTGATGATATTTTCCCCATAATCGTACATGGAGGGGGCAAAGATATCGCAGCACACCTTTCGCTTCTTAACAGAGAGTTCACTTTTATTGAGGGAATGCGTGTCACTGATGCTCAGATGGTTAAGATTGTTCAAATGGTGCTTAGTGGTGATGTAAACAAAAGAATCGTTAATGCTCTGCTTAAAGAGAGTGTTAACGCCTGTGGTTTCAGCGGTGTAGATTCATCCCTGTTTACTGCTTCAAAAATGCTTGTAAACGGAAAAGATATAGGATTTGTGGGAAAGATCGATAAAGTAAATACCTCCTTAATAGATTTCTGCAAAGGAGCCAAACTGGTACCAGTGATTTCTCCAGTATCACGTGGGGAAGATGGCTCAATATTCAACGTTAATGCAGATCTTGCGGCGAGTGAACTTGCTACATCCATAAAGGCCGATGACCTTGTTTTCGTTTCAGATGTAGCGGGAGTAATGGTCAATGGTGAAGTGCTCAGGGAAATACGCACCTCTGAGATTGAAGACTTAATTGCACAGGGCCATATCACTGGTGGAATGATTCCAAAGTTACGTTCTGCAGCCGAATCAGTTCACAAGGGAGTTAAGCGCATTCATATTTGTGGATGGAAAGATAGTCAAACACTGAGAAATCAGATAAACAGAGTCGAATCAACAGGAACAGTAATAAGCGATTAG
- the argC gene encoding N-acetyl-gamma-glutamyl-phosphate reductase has protein sequence MKKISVGILGATSYTGVELIRMLAWHPGVDISFISSQSHASERLTKIFPALKGIFDDTLISPQEAQQREPECIFSCLPHAVSAGLLVPFLNKGIRVIDLSADFRIKDLNVYKNWYKIDHPAPEFMKKAMYGLPEKYRNEIKDASIIANPGCYVTSVILPLLPLFSEGAEKIEWIIADSKSGVSGAGRALKLTTHFVEANENFSAYSIGHSHRHTPEIEQELSFAANKSVEITFSPHLVPINRGILSTIYIKTSMSAAQCSEIVQTAYKDEPFVRLRDSSDLPKVSGIAHTNYCDIAFSGGENGQPVIAVSALDNLIKGASGQALQNMNIMFGFAETEGLLR, from the coding sequence ATGAAAAAAATAAGTGTTGGAATTCTGGGAGCTACCTCATATACCGGAGTGGAACTGATACGGATGCTTGCATGGCATCCGGGTGTTGATATCTCATTTATCTCATCCCAAAGCCATGCATCAGAACGACTTACAAAGATATTTCCTGCCCTTAAGGGAATTTTCGATGATACACTTATAAGCCCGCAGGAGGCGCAGCAACGTGAACCGGAATGTATCTTTTCCTGCCTCCCTCACGCTGTTTCAGCAGGACTTCTTGTGCCTTTTCTTAATAAAGGCATCAGAGTTATTGACCTTAGTGCAGATTTTCGTATTAAAGATCTGAATGTGTACAAAAACTGGTATAAGATTGATCATCCTGCCCCGGAATTCATGAAAAAAGCGATGTACGGATTGCCCGAGAAGTACCGTAATGAAATAAAGGATGCATCAATCATTGCAAACCCAGGCTGTTATGTAACCAGTGTGATATTGCCGCTACTTCCATTGTTTAGTGAAGGTGCAGAGAAGATTGAATGGATTATTGCAGATTCCAAATCAGGCGTTAGTGGTGCAGGAAGAGCACTAAAGCTCACCACCCACTTTGTTGAGGCCAATGAAAATTTTAGTGCTTATTCGATTGGTCACAGCCATCGCCATACACCTGAAATCGAACAGGAACTTTCTTTTGCTGCTAACAAGTCGGTAGAGATAACCTTTTCACCCCATCTTGTACCAATAAACCGAGGCATTCTTTCTACTATTTATATAAAGACCTCAATGAGTGCAGCTCAGTGCAGCGAGATTGTCCAAACTGCTTATAAGGATGAGCCATTTGTACGTCTCAGGGATTCATCAGACCTACCCAAAGTTTCAGGCATTGCTCATACCAACTATTGCGACATCGCTTTTAGTGGTGGTGAAAACGGGCAGCCGGTTATAGCAGTTTCTGCACTTGATAACCTAATAAAAGGTGCCAGTGGACAGGCTCTTCAGAATATGAATATCATGTTTGGATTTGCCGAAACTGAAGGGCTTTTAAGATAA